In the Methanobrevibacter sp. genome, AGGTGAAAGTGTACCTGTTGATGGTGAAATTATAACTGGTACAACATCCCTTGATCAGTCAATTATGACTGGAGAATCACTTCCAATTGATAAGGAAGTCGGTGATGAAGTATTTTGTGGTACTATTAATCTGTATGGTGCTATTGATATTAAAGCAACCAGTTTAGGTGAGAATTCTTCACTTCAAAAATTAATTGATCTTGTAAAAGCAGCTGATGAAAAACAGGCCCCTACTCAAAGAATAGCTGATAAATGGGCAACATGGCTTGTTCCTGTCGCATTGTTAATTGCAATAGCTGCATGGTTAATAACAGGAAATATTGAAAGAGGAGTTACTGTTTTAATAGTATTTTGTCCATGTGCACTTATACTTGCAACACCGACTGCAATTATGGCGGCTATTGGTCAGGCAACAAAATATGGAGTTCTTATTAAATCCGGAGAAGCACTTGAGACATTAGGCAGTTTAAATACTTTAGTATTCGACAAAACAGGAACTTTAACCTATGGAAATCTTGAAGTAAGTGATGTTATCCCACTTAGCGAGGATTTAACAGATATGGATTTACTTAAAATTACTGCATCCTGTGAAAAACTAAGTGAACATCCTTTAGCAAGAGCAGTTGTAAAAAATGCAAAAGAATCCAATATTGATATTGAAGAACCTGAAGAGTTTAAAATGTATCCTGGAAAAGGAGTGGAATGTAGAAATTCCTACGGTCATGTATATGCCGGAAACTCCAAATTCTTACTTGACAATAATATTTGCGTAGATGTGGATACTCAGTTGGACAAATTAAAAAATGAAGGAAAAGCTTCAATACTCGTTGCACTAAACGGTAAAGTTATCGGATTAATCGGATTATCTGATGTGATTCGTGAAGATTCCAAACAGATGATTGAAAGACTCCATGATTTGAATGTTGAGACTATATTACTTACAGGAGATAACACAAAAACTGCAAATTACTTTGCAAGCCAAGTTGGAATTAAAAAAGTTTACGGCAATCTGCTTCCTGAAGAAAAACTCACATGGATTGAAAAACTTAAAAAAGAAGATAAAAAAGTCTGTATGATTGGAGATGGCGTAAATGACGCACCTGCACTTAAAGCAGCTGATGTAAGTGTTGCAATGGGATCAATTGGAAGTGATGTTGCAATTGAAGCTGCAGATATTGCACTTTTAGGTGATGACATTGGAAAAATCCCATATCTTAAAAAACTCTCAAACTCCACATTGTTTACAATAAAAGCAAATATCACAATATCAATGGCAATTAATGCACTAGCAATTATCTGTTCTGTTTTAGGTCTTTTAAATCCTGTAACTGGAGCTATTGTTCACAATGCAGGATCTTGTTTGGTTGTATTGAATGCTGCTCTTTTATATGACAGACATTTCGATGATTCCATTAAAAAAGTTGATTTGAAAAATAGTGAACATACACATTACCATTTCCACAATGATGGAGAACATACTCACTCACATGAAGGAATTAAAATCCTTGATGAAATTCATACAAAAAATGGAATTAAACACATGCATGCACACAAACATAAGTTGTGAATTTATTTCACAACTACTTTTTTTATAATTTTTAAACTCAAATAGTTAATTTGACCATTTACGGCTTAATTCAGTATCATTAAATACTGTTTTTTCCTGACATTCTTTTAACTCACTAATGTTGCCTCTAAAGAATTTTAAGCAGAAATCTTTTTTTGGATTGAAATTATCACAGTTTAAATGAATATTTTCCTGGCAGTTATCACAACCAATGTCTGAACCTTGTTTGTTTTTACAGGACAATTTATCGTTATCATCAAGATAACGGTATTCACAGTCGTTAAATATTATATCAGTCATAAAATCCAAATCCTCCGTTTTTTTATTTTATCATATTACAATCTGTTAATAAGAGAATAAATAAATTATTATACAAATTATAATTTAGTTTTTCATGTCGAATACCACCTATCCACATCCACCCTTTGTGGCTGTTTCTCATTAGCTATTTTTTCATAACCTCCTGTGAATGCCACTACACAGTCATCATGAATAGCTTCATTTGGATATGCTGTAATTTTTTCAAGAAATTCCATAGCCCATTTTTTCGTGAACCCTGTTCTATCCTTTCCAACCAGAAAAATTCCATTCTGTTGAATGTCTGCCGATACTCGTCTGGCCCTGTCGACTTTGTTTTCACGTGAGTTTCCCGTACCGGTTGTGAATCCTCTTCTGTTTAACTCATCAATGATTAACAGCCCGAAGTTCTTTCCTGTGGAACCATCTAGTTCGATATACTGTACATCAGACTTGTCACGTACCGCAGTATTGATAATCTCATTAATTAGATTTCTGGATTCCAATTGAAACTCATATGAATCCCGAATGTAGATATTGCCGTTTAAATCTTTAGCTAAGAGTACTCCTGCAGTGTAGTCGGGATCACTTTTTTTGATTGCATCATCATTTAGTACCTCGGTTGCTGCAAGATCCCAGTATCTTATGATGCGAATGATGGGAATTTTCAAAAAGTCGCTATTAGAAATCAGGTGGAAATCTGACTCATCAAATAGCTGTCCTTTAACTGAAGCATACCAGTTACCGTTCATTAACTGCTCTCTTGTTACTCTATCCAATCCCATTAGGTATTCTTCATAGTCCTTTCTGTCCAGATAGATATTATCGATATAGCTTGAGCTTATAAACCTTATCTGTGACTTGTCCTGTATATCTTCATCTATCTTTTCGATGAATCTTTCACGTACCCATTTGTTTCCTCTTTTACCAGGATTACTTGAGCACATCAGCTGTGTTGGTAATTTATTGTTTTTAGTTTTCCTTACTCTTGACCTCATATAGATATATTTGAATCTTTCAAGCTGTGTCAGCTCGTCAATGCCTATGAACTGATATTCAGAACCCTGATACGTATCAAGGTCATTGATGTTTCTTAAGTATCCAAATGTTAATGAGTTGCCGTTTGGAAATGTCCATGAATGTTCAGTACCATCCCACTTAGGCCTGATAGCAGGATTATTCTGAATCTCCTTTCTGTTAAGCCATTGGCTGGCCTTGTGAATCAATGCTCCTTTCCTTTTTAAATCAGATAATGTACGGCGTAAGATTAACGCATGATATTCATTGGCATCATCCTGAACGTAGAATAAAGCTCTCATTAACAGACTTGTTGATTTGCTTCCTCCTGCCGCACCTCCAATCAGGACTTCCTTTTCTGTTGCCAGTATCATCTCCGCCTGTTTTGGAAAAGGATTGAAAGGTATATATGGGTTTTCATATACGCACTTTTGAAGAATAGCTTTATCTTTTCCGTCAAGATAGAAGTTACCGTTTTCATCATACATTATTATCATCAATCTGTTTTGCAAGGATTTCTATTTCTTCCATGATGTCCTTTTGTGACATTTCAATTTTCTTGTCTTCCAGCTCAAGTACCCTGTTCTGGAACAGCCTGTCCATTTCATCCTTGAACAGTTTGTTTTTAGCATCAAATGCTTTAACGGATAGTTCAAGGTATCTTATTTTCAGTTCTGCCAGATCAAGCAGGTATCTTGCAAGACTCTTTTCAGTTGCATGGTATCTTACTTCCTGATCAAGTTTGGCAAAGTCAATTTCAATACTCACAGCATTCTTTGTTATCTTGTCCAGGTTTTCAAGGCCGGTTTTGATGTCTGTGACCTGCTGCTGAAGAATGTTATCGATAGCCATATCAATGTTGTCTTCATAGACGTTACTGTCTGTAATCTGCCTTTGGGCAATAGCTCTGTTTGTCAGCGCATCCCTGTCTCTTGCTCTCGGGTCTTTATCGTTGTCTGTTATGCGATATTTCTTTTTGAACCTTGAAAATGTCGCTCTGCTTACTTCAAATTCATGTTCTTCTGCAAGCCATCTCCTGATACTTTCATCTGTAGCGTTTGATGATTTCATGGCCATTATTTCATCCAGCAGCGTTTCCATGAAATCTGTTTTTGTCAGGTTCAGTTTGGCTTTGAATTTTCTGTAGGTAATGTCTGCAACATCCCTGCCGTATTTTGTTTTTAGAAGTTCTCTGACTTCATTATTGCTCATTCCTTTTCTACAGCAGTTTATTATCTCCTGTTCATGCTGTTCTAAAAAGTATATGATGTCTGAATTTCCATAACCCATGGTGATGGCCCCCTATAAATCTCTCAGTTCTCTTTCAAGTTCTTCCTTTCTTGTTTGGATTAAACTGTATTCTGTCTGTTTAATTATTCTTTCAAATTCCGGATTGGTGTTTATCAGTGCCATTGTCTTTTTGGCATTTCCCATAGCTATGAGTTTTGCTCCGAGTTCGTATGCGTCCTTATGTGTGAATGCTGAATCTTCGACAATCTTTTTGAGTGTTATGTCAACTCTTGCGCTGATATTTGTTTTTTCAAGTAACATAATACATATATTTATTATGTTACATATATAAAATTTTATTATATAAAAAATATAAAAGTAGTAATAAAATATTGTATTACTGCTTTTACAAACAAAATAAGTAAATTTTTTTAAGAGTTCATATCCTGGAGATATATTTTTTGAAGCTTATTCCTTTTCATCCATTTCCTTAAGTTCCTTTTGAAGGTCTGCAATCTGCATTTCCTTGTAGAATCTTTCGAACCTTCCGGTTTCAATGAGAAAAGCTGAGACTTCAAGAGCATCTCTATAGGTATAATTTGACTCTTTGATAATCTGCTTTTTAGTTTCATCCATGTAGGATGATGTATTATTTATATTGGCCATAGCTATTACAACCTGTATATAATAATTAATATAATATTTTATTATTACTTTTATATAAAATTATCATTAAAAAATTCATGGAAAATAAGTTTACAGGTTTGATGATTGAAATTTAAAAAACCGAAATTAAATGCCCTAATATATTTAGTTGAATTGATTATGGAGTTTTTTTAAAAAAGAGTTTGA is a window encoding:
- a CDS encoding cation-translocating P-type ATPase, which produces MIDEITDYLFGLKMTIVSGVFLLIAVIFMIFNIQTPFYLNPAWATVIISGIPMLLLATTRLIREKWISSALLIAIAMIASLLIGEVFAAGEVAWIMALGALLEDWTVERAKKGLKNLIDLTPQTGRRIINGKEEVIQVDEIKIGDILRILPGESVPVDGEIITGTTSLDQSIMTGESLPIDKEVGDEVFCGTINLYGAIDIKATSLGENSSLQKLIDLVKAADEKQAPTQRIADKWATWLVPVALLIAIAAWLITGNIERGVTVLIVFCPCALILATPTAIMAAIGQATKYGVLIKSGEALETLGSLNTLVFDKTGTLTYGNLEVSDVIPLSEDLTDMDLLKITASCEKLSEHPLARAVVKNAKESNIDIEEPEEFKMYPGKGVECRNSYGHVYAGNSKFLLDNNICVDVDTQLDKLKNEGKASILVALNGKVIGLIGLSDVIREDSKQMIERLHDLNVETILLTGDNTKTANYFASQVGIKKVYGNLLPEEKLTWIEKLKKEDKKVCMIGDGVNDAPALKAADVSVAMGSIGSDVAIEAADIALLGDDIGKIPYLKKLSNSTLFTIKANITISMAINALAIICSVLGLLNPVTGAIVHNAGSCLVVLNAALLYDRHFDDSIKKVDLKNSEHTHYHFHNDGEHTHSHEGIKILDEIHTKNGIKHMHAHKHKL
- a CDS encoding phage terminase large subunit, encoding MYDENGNFYLDGKDKAILQKCVYENPYIPFNPFPKQAEMILATEKEVLIGGAAGGSKSTSLLMRALFYVQDDANEYHALILRRTLSDLKRKGALIHKASQWLNRKEIQNNPAIRPKWDGTEHSWTFPNGNSLTFGYLRNINDLDTYQGSEYQFIGIDELTQLERFKYIYMRSRVRKTKNNKLPTQLMCSSNPGKRGNKWVRERFIEKIDEDIQDKSQIRFISSSYIDNIYLDRKDYEEYLMGLDRVTREQLMNGNWYASVKGQLFDESDFHLISNSDFLKIPIIRIIRYWDLAATEVLNDDAIKKSDPDYTAGVLLAKDLNGNIYIRDSYEFQLESRNLINEIINTAVRDKSDVQYIELDGSTGKNFGLLIIDELNRRGFTTGTGNSRENKVDRARRVSADIQQNGIFLVGKDRTGFTKKWAMEFLEKITAYPNEAIHDDCVVAFTGGYEKIANEKQPQRVDVDRWYST